From the genome of Segatella hominis, one region includes:
- a CDS encoding phosphatase PAP2 family protein, with protein MGASLLLNADLALLHFFNGSGNMLLDQIVWLLSSGLTWVPLYLALFYIVMRNNETMSQIGLVVVMAILCIFFSDGLVDGIIKPLVARWRPSNDPVIKYTIEVVNNMRLKDFSFCSAHAANTMSLAVFFSLLIRSRLMTFTLVFWSLLNCWTRLYLGVHYPSDILCGLVLGVVVGILVYLLYYRLYYKISPKIKYISNQYTSTGYAHDDLDYVMGVIMFILVYVLLRACIMMSGF; from the coding sequence ATGGGAGCATCTCTTTTATTAAATGCGGATTTGGCGTTGCTTCACTTCTTTAATGGAAGTGGTAATATGCTGTTGGACCAGATAGTCTGGCTACTTTCTTCCGGATTGACCTGGGTTCCTCTTTATCTGGCTTTGTTTTATATTGTTATGAGAAACAATGAAACAATGTCTCAGATAGGATTGGTAGTTGTGATGGCTATTCTATGTATCTTCTTTTCCGACGGATTAGTAGATGGTATTATCAAACCATTAGTTGCCCGTTGGAGACCAAGTAATGATCCTGTTATCAAATATACCATAGAGGTAGTCAACAATATGCGCCTGAAAGATTTCAGCTTCTGTTCTGCCCATGCAGCGAACACCATGTCATTAGCTGTATTTTTCTCTCTCTTGATACGTAGTCGTCTGATGACTTTCACGTTGGTCTTCTGGTCATTGTTGAACTGTTGGACTCGCCTTTATTTAGGTGTACATTATCCTTCAGACATTCTCTGTGGACTGGTATTGGGAGTTGTAGTTGGTATATTGGTTTACCTGCTGTATTATCGTTTGTACTATAAGATTTCTCCGAAGATTAAGTACATTTCCAATCAATATACAAGTACGGGCTATGCGCATGATGATTTGGATTATGTGATGGGTGTTATTATGTTCATCCTCGTCTATGTGCTTTTGCGTGCTTGTATCATGATGAGTGGATTTTAA
- a CDS encoding S-adenosylmethionine:tRNA ribosyltransferase-isomerase gives MDTKHIKISDYNYSLPDERIAKFPIAQRDHSKLLVYKHGEVSDDVFYHLPDYLPKGALMIFNNTKVIQARMHFRKETGALIEVFLMEPAAPTDYELMFQTAGHCSWLCMVGNLKKWKEGSLKRDFEIKGHSLTLSATMRRGEAGADGKAAPLAVGGGTNYWIDFDWDNENISFAEILEAVGELPIPPYLNRETQESDKTTYQTVYSKIKGSVAAPTAGLHFTDAVLADLDAHGIDREEVTLHVGAGTFKPVKSLEIEGHQMHTEYIVVHRRSLEKLLHHDCQVIAVGTTSVRTIESLYYMGVHLLKHPEANEEDLHVNQWDPYDDGRDGGLVDDITPMQAILAIVDYLDKNGLEALHSSTQIIIAPGYTYKIVKMLVTNFHQPQSTLLLLVSAFLHGDWRQVYDYALSHDFRFLSYGDSSLLIP, from the coding sequence ATGGATACAAAACATATAAAAATTAGTGATTACAATTATAGTTTGCCAGATGAGCGAATCGCCAAGTTTCCTATTGCTCAGAGAGACCATTCTAAACTGTTGGTCTATAAGCATGGAGAGGTAAGTGATGATGTCTTTTATCATCTTCCGGATTATCTTCCTAAGGGAGCTTTGATGATATTTAATAATACTAAGGTGATTCAGGCACGTATGCACTTCAGAAAGGAAACTGGTGCATTGATTGAAGTCTTCTTGATGGAACCTGCTGCTCCTACCGATTATGAATTGATGTTCCAGACTGCTGGTCACTGTTCCTGGTTGTGTATGGTGGGTAATCTGAAAAAATGGAAAGAGGGTAGCCTGAAACGCGATTTTGAAATCAAAGGTCATTCGCTCACTCTTTCTGCAACGATGCGAAGAGGAGAGGCTGGTGCTGACGGCAAGGCTGCTCCTTTAGCTGTAGGTGGTGGAACTAATTATTGGATAGACTTTGATTGGGATAATGAAAACATCTCTTTTGCTGAGATTCTCGAGGCAGTCGGTGAATTGCCGATTCCTCCTTATCTGAATCGCGAAACTCAGGAGAGTGACAAGACTACCTATCAGACGGTTTATTCTAAAATCAAGGGTAGTGTAGCTGCTCCTACGGCTGGTCTTCATTTTACAGATGCAGTCTTGGCAGATCTGGATGCCCATGGTATAGACAGGGAAGAAGTGACTCTTCATGTTGGTGCTGGTACATTCAAACCGGTCAAGAGTTTGGAGATTGAGGGGCATCAGATGCATACGGAGTATATCGTTGTTCATCGTCGTAGCTTGGAAAAACTGCTTCACCATGATTGTCAGGTGATAGCTGTGGGTACTACCAGTGTTCGTACGATTGAAAGTCTTTATTATATGGGTGTTCATCTGTTGAAACATCCAGAGGCCAATGAAGAGGATTTGCATGTGAATCAGTGGGATCCTTATGATGATGGTCGTGATGGTGGTCTTGTAGATGATATTACTCCGATGCAGGCTATTCTGGCTATCGTAGATTATTTGGATAAGAATGGATTGGAGGCCCTGCATTCCAGTACACAGATTATTATAGCTCCAGGATATACCTATAAGATTGTGAAGATGCTGGTTACTAATTTCCATCAGCCACAGAGTACTCTCTTGTTGTTGGTCAGCGCCTTCCTGCATGGTGATTGGCGGCAAGTATATGATTATGCTTTAAGTCACGATTTCCGCTTCTTGAGTTATGGAGATTCTTCTTTGCTGATTCCATAA
- the proS gene encoding proline--tRNA ligase, translating into MAKELKNLTKRADNYSQWYNDLVVKADLAELSPVRGCMIIKPYGYAIWEKMQQQLDKMFKQTGVQNAYFPLLIPKSFFSREAEHVAGFAKECAVVTHYRLRSTEDGTEVEVDPNAKLDEELIIRPTSETIIWNTYKNWIHSWRDLPILCNQWCNVMRWEMRTRPFLRTSEFLWQEGHTAHATKEEAEAKAQEMLKVYADFAENYMGVPVLQGVKSETERFAGALNTYTIEAMMQDGKALQSGTSHFLGQNFAKSFDVTYLNKENKPEYVWATSWGVSTRLMGALIMVHSDDNGLVLPPKLAPIQVVIIPINKGEEQLAQITAKLQPVIDQLRELGISVKYDDNTAKRPGFKFADYELKGVPVRLAMGGRDLENNTIEIMRRDTLEKENVSFDGIVERVKDMLEDIQKNIFEKARAYRDAHVYECDNYEEFKERVKNGGFFLCHWDGTAETEAKIKEETQATIRCVPFAYEQTPGVDMVSGKPAVARVIIARSY; encoded by the coding sequence ATGGCTAAGGAACTTAAGAATTTGACCAAGCGTGCTGACAATTACAGTCAGTGGTATAATGACTTGGTAGTAAAAGCTGACCTCGCTGAGTTGTCACCTGTACGTGGTTGTATGATTATCAAACCATACGGTTACGCTATCTGGGAGAAGATGCAGCAGCAGCTCGACAAGATGTTTAAGCAGACAGGTGTACAGAATGCATACTTCCCTCTCCTCATTCCGAAGAGTTTCTTCTCTCGTGAGGCTGAGCACGTAGCAGGTTTTGCCAAGGAGTGTGCCGTAGTTACTCACTATCGCCTCCGTTCTACGGAAGATGGTACTGAGGTAGAGGTAGATCCTAATGCAAAGCTCGATGAGGAATTGATTATCCGCCCTACATCAGAGACTATTATCTGGAACACATACAAGAACTGGATTCATTCTTGGCGTGACCTCCCTATCCTCTGCAACCAGTGGTGTAATGTCATGCGTTGGGAGATGCGTACTCGTCCTTTCCTCCGTACATCAGAGTTCCTTTGGCAAGAGGGTCATACCGCTCATGCTACTAAGGAAGAGGCAGAGGCAAAGGCTCAGGAGATGCTGAAGGTTTATGCTGACTTTGCAGAAAACTACATGGGTGTTCCAGTATTACAGGGTGTAAAGTCTGAGACTGAGCGTTTCGCTGGTGCTTTGAACACATATACCATTGAGGCTATGATGCAGGATGGCAAGGCTCTCCAGAGCGGTACTTCCCACTTCTTGGGTCAGAACTTCGCCAAGAGCTTCGATGTTACTTATTTGAACAAGGAAAATAAGCCTGAGTATGTATGGGCTACTTCTTGGGGTGTTTCTACCCGACTGATGGGTGCCCTCATCATGGTTCATAGCGACGATAATGGTTTGGTATTGCCTCCAAAGTTAGCTCCTATCCAGGTGGTTATCATCCCTATCAACAAGGGCGAGGAGCAGTTGGCTCAGATTACAGCTAAGTTGCAGCCTGTTATCGACCAACTCCGCGAGCTGGGCATCTCAGTGAAATATGATGACAATACTGCTAAGCGTCCAGGATTCAAGTTTGCTGACTACGAGTTGAAGGGTGTTCCTGTGCGTCTCGCTATGGGTGGTCGTGACTTGGAGAACAACACCATCGAGATTATGCGCCGTGATACACTCGAGAAGGAGAATGTAAGCTTCGATGGTATCGTAGAGCGCGTAAAGGATATGCTGGAAGACATTCAGAAGAACATCTTCGAAAAGGCTCGTGCTTATCGTGATGCTCACGTTTATGAGTGCGACAACTACGAGGAGTTCAAGGAGCGCGTGAAGAATGGCGGTTTCTTCCTCTGCCACTGGGATGGTACAGCCGAGACCGAGGCAAAGATCAAGGAGGAAACACAGGCTACTATCCGCTGCGTGCCATTCGCTTATGAGCAGACACCTGGTGTGGATATGGTAAGCGGCAAGCCTGCTGTGGCTCGTGTCATCATCGCAAGAAGCTACTAA
- a CDS encoding OmpA family protein, with translation MKKMKFSVAALSMLLVLGSCQTKTGTGAAVGSGAGAALGAIVGGLLNNSHRGTGALVGAAIGAAVGGGAGTLIGKHMDKVAEQAKAVENAKVEQVTDANGLAAVKVTFDSGILFPTNGSTLSSAAKNDLAKFAGVLKSNTDCEVAIQGYTDATGNDGINLPLSQKRADAVYSYLSSCGVTRNQVKTVEGLGSSNPVVNTTAACAQNRRVEVYLYASQAMVNAANNGTLK, from the coding sequence ATGAAAAAGATGAAATTTTCGGTTGCAGCACTTTCTATGCTGTTGGTTTTGGGTAGTTGTCAGACTAAGACTGGTACAGGTGCAGCAGTAGGTTCTGGTGCAGGTGCAGCCCTCGGTGCTATCGTAGGTGGTTTGTTGAACAATAGCCATCGTGGTACAGGTGCCCTCGTTGGTGCAGCTATTGGTGCAGCCGTTGGCGGTGGTGCTGGTACTTTGATTGGTAAGCATATGGATAAAGTGGCTGAGCAGGCTAAGGCTGTTGAGAATGCCAAGGTAGAGCAGGTTACTGATGCCAATGGTTTGGCTGCTGTCAAGGTAACTTTCGATTCTGGTATCCTTTTCCCTACTAATGGTTCTACATTGAGCAGCGCAGCTAAGAATGACTTGGCTAAGTTTGCTGGTGTATTGAAGAGTAATACTGATTGTGAGGTTGCTATTCAGGGTTATACCGATGCAACTGGTAATGATGGTATCAACTTGCCTTTGAGTCAGAAGCGCGCTGATGCTGTTTATAGCTATCTTTCTTCTTGTGGTGTAACACGTAATCAGGTAAAGACTGTTGAGGGATTGGGCTCTTCTAACCCAGTTGTCAATACAACTGCAGCTTGTGCTCAGAACCGTCGTGTAGAGGTTTACCTCTATGCTTCTCAGGCTATGGTTAATGCCGCTAATAACGGAACATTGAAATAA
- the mtgA gene encoding monofunctional biosynthetic peptidoglycan transglycosylase, whose protein sequence is MILKRIRNILRWVVVLFFSTTILAVVVYRFLPVYFTPLMFIRCFQQVADGESITLHHHWVSMDKISPHMPVAVMASEDGRFLKHHGFDFNAIENAAKNNARGGKVHGASTISQQTAKNVFLWPGRSWTRKGFEVYFTFLIEMMWSKQRIMEVYLNSIEMGNGIYGVDAVAEYHFNKKASDLFRSECALIAATLPNPRKFDSQNPSAYMKKRQRQIEHEMRFVPSFPKEGEDFDPSTAVGGYKGK, encoded by the coding sequence ATGATACTTAAAAGAATTAGAAATATTCTAAGATGGGTGGTGGTGCTGTTTTTCAGTACCACCATTCTTGCTGTTGTAGTATATCGTTTCTTACCGGTTTATTTTACCCCTCTGATGTTTATCAGATGTTTTCAGCAAGTTGCTGATGGTGAAAGCATTACGTTGCATCATCATTGGGTAAGTATGGACAAAATCTCTCCTCATATGCCTGTAGCTGTAATGGCCAGCGAGGATGGTCGTTTTCTGAAGCATCATGGTTTTGATTTTAATGCCATCGAGAATGCTGCTAAGAATAATGCCCGTGGAGGTAAGGTTCATGGAGCCTCAACCATCAGTCAGCAGACTGCCAAGAATGTTTTTCTCTGGCCTGGTCGCTCTTGGACCCGTAAAGGCTTTGAGGTGTATTTTACTTTCCTGATAGAAATGATGTGGAGTAAGCAACGTATCATGGAGGTTTATCTCAACAGTATAGAAATGGGCAATGGTATCTATGGCGTAGATGCTGTGGCCGAATACCATTTTAATAAAAAGGCTTCTGATCTTTTCAGAAGTGAATGTGCATTGATAGCGGCAACGCTTCCTAATCCAAGAAAATTTGATTCCCAGAATCCGAGCGCTTATATGAAGAAGCGCCAACGCCAGATAGAGCATGAAATGCGTTTTGTGCCTTCTTTCCCAAAAGAAGGTGAGGATTTTGACCCTTCTACTGCAGTGGGTGGTTATAAGGGTAAATAG
- a CDS encoding ATP-dependent helicase, translating into MDLLNDLNEAQRQAVEYIDGPSLVIAGAGSGKTRVLTYKIAYLLEMGLKPWNIMALTFTNKAAREMRERIDRLMGGDLAAHLYMGTFHSIFSRILRAEASHLGFNNNFTIYDETDSRSLLKAIVKEMGLDDKIYKPAAVHHKISMAKNQLMGPNEYAANGELIQRDLREKMPEVGKIFAAYVQRCKQANAMDFDDLLTLTFQLFRDHEDIRRKYADRFDFILVDEYQDTNQVQMNIVMQLCKEKQRVCAVGDDSQSIYSFRGANIDNILNFRRHFDDAKLFKLEQNYRSTQTIVNAANSLIKHNRNQIPKDVYSENAEGEKLLYQPAYSDKEEALIVSKDIKRFKRMDDCEYSDFAILYRTNAQSRSFEEEFRKQGIPYRIYGGLSFYQRKEIKDIIAYFRLVANPDDEEAFKRIINYPTRGIGATTVNKVIDCARSQEVSLWEIISSPEHYGLAVNKGTLTKLDKFRLLISSFIERANQVDVYELGEAIIKESGISAEIFNGGKDADNIARQENLEEFLSGMQTFVEERKEEDRAEEIFLTDYLQDVALLTDLDSKGDDDAPRVSLMTVHAAKGLEFPTVFVVGLEENIFPSPISAVSLRELEEERRLLYVAITRAEKRCVLTNAKNRFRYGKMEFDNPSRFIDEIDSRLVQAEGESSGMDSGYGGRMPWNRDDYSRTRRSIWEQDDDEPEFLRGQRRQKSVVSQFMPDPKPSFSSQGYKSEPKSASRSDSYRSEPKSSSLNEGNFKSVRAVNAARRIMGKDTPVSGTNSSFGGLQEGVKIEHQRFGVGTVVKLEGSGENAKATVEFVNSGRKQLLLKFAKFTVVS; encoded by the coding sequence ATGGATTTATTGAACGACTTGAATGAGGCGCAGCGTCAGGCTGTGGAATATATAGACGGTCCTTCGCTGGTGATTGCCGGTGCCGGATCTGGTAAAACACGTGTTCTTACTTACAAGATTGCTTATCTGTTGGAAATGGGATTGAAACCTTGGAATATCATGGCTTTAACCTTTACCAACAAGGCTGCTCGTGAGATGAGGGAACGTATTGATAGACTGATGGGAGGCGATTTGGCTGCCCATCTGTATATGGGTACATTCCACAGTATCTTTTCACGTATTTTGCGCGCAGAAGCGTCTCATCTTGGCTTCAATAATAATTTCACTATTTACGACGAGACCGATTCTCGCTCCTTGCTCAAGGCTATTGTCAAAGAGATGGGGTTGGATGATAAGATTTACAAGCCAGCTGCCGTACATCATAAGATTTCGATGGCAAAAAACCAGTTGATGGGACCGAATGAATATGCTGCTAATGGTGAACTCATCCAGCGTGATTTGCGTGAGAAGATGCCAGAGGTGGGGAAGATCTTTGCTGCTTATGTTCAGCGTTGTAAGCAGGCTAACGCAATGGACTTTGATGATTTGCTTACCCTTACTTTCCAGTTGTTCCGTGATCATGAGGATATCAGAAGGAAATATGCAGACCGCTTTGATTTCATTCTTGTGGATGAGTATCAGGATACCAATCAGGTTCAGATGAATATCGTGATGCAACTTTGTAAGGAAAAGCAGCGTGTCTGTGCGGTGGGTGATGATTCGCAGAGTATCTATAGTTTCCGTGGTGCTAATATTGATAATATCCTGAATTTCAGACGCCATTTCGATGATGCCAAACTTTTCAAGCTGGAACAGAACTACCGCTCTACCCAAACTATTGTCAATGCCGCAAACAGTCTGATTAAGCACAATCGTAATCAGATTCCTAAGGATGTGTACAGTGAAAATGCAGAGGGAGAAAAGCTTCTGTACCAGCCTGCCTATAGCGATAAGGAGGAGGCTTTAATCGTCAGCAAGGACATCAAGCGGTTCAAGCGTATGGATGACTGCGAGTATAGTGATTTTGCCATCCTTTACCGTACGAATGCGCAGAGCCGTAGTTTTGAGGAAGAATTTCGTAAGCAGGGTATCCCTTACCGCATTTATGGTGGATTGAGTTTCTATCAGCGCAAGGAAATCAAAGATATCATAGCTTATTTCCGTCTAGTGGCTAATCCTGATGATGAGGAGGCTTTCAAGCGTATCATCAATTATCCTACTCGCGGTATTGGTGCTACTACTGTCAATAAGGTGATTGATTGTGCCCGCAGCCAGGAGGTCAGTTTGTGGGAAATCATTTCTTCTCCCGAACATTATGGATTAGCTGTCAACAAGGGTACGCTTACTAAGTTGGATAAATTCCGTCTTCTTATCAGTAGTTTTATAGAAAGAGCTAATCAGGTGGATGTCTATGAACTTGGTGAGGCTATTATCAAGGAAAGTGGTATCAGTGCAGAAATCTTTAATGGCGGTAAGGACGCAGACAATATTGCCCGTCAGGAAAACTTGGAGGAGTTCTTGAGTGGTATGCAAACGTTTGTGGAGGAACGCAAGGAAGAGGATAGGGCAGAAGAGATATTTCTGACTGATTATCTGCAGGATGTAGCCCTGTTGACCGACCTGGATAGTAAGGGAGATGATGATGCTCCCCGTGTTTCTCTGATGACTGTTCATGCTGCCAAGGGTCTGGAATTCCCAACCGTCTTTGTTGTCGGTCTGGAGGAAAATATTTTCCCAAGTCCTATTTCTGCAGTTTCTTTACGTGAACTTGAGGAAGAGCGTCGTCTGCTTTATGTGGCTATTACACGTGCAGAGAAGCGCTGTGTCCTGACCAATGCCAAAAACCGTTTCCGCTATGGAAAGATGGAGTTTGATAATCCAAGCCGTTTCATTGATGAGATTGATTCTCGATTGGTTCAGGCTGAAGGTGAATCGAGTGGAATGGATAGTGGTTATGGCGGAAGAATGCCCTGGAATCGGGATGATTATTCCAGAACCCGCAGGTCAATATGGGAGCAGGATGATGACGAACCGGAGTTTTTGAGAGGTCAACGTAGACAGAAATCTGTGGTATCCCAATTTATGCCGGATCCAAAGCCATCATTCAGTTCTCAGGGCTATAAGTCTGAACCGAAATCTGCCTCTCGTTCTGACAGTTATAGATCTGAACCGAAATCTTCGTCACTCAATGAAGGAAACTTCAAGTCTGTAAGAGCTGTAAATGCTGCTCGCAGGATTATGGGGAAGGATACACCTGTTTCCGGAACGAATTCTTCTTTTGGAGGATTACAGGAAGGAGTCAAGATAGAACACCAGCGTTTTGGTGTGGGAACTGTGGTGAAATTAGAAGGTTCTGGAGAGAATGCAAAGGCTACCGTAGAATTTGTTAATTCTGGTCGTAAGCAACTTTTGTTGAAGTTTGCTAAGTTTACTGTTGTCAGTTGA
- a CDS encoding dehydrogenase: MEDNFLERHREDYEKRKAAWLRKKKRFPVIKGGRAIPEKPEDEAL, translated from the coding sequence ATGGAAGACAATTTCCTGGAGCGTCATCGGGAGGACTACGAAAAGCGAAAAGCTGCATGGCTTCGCAAGAAAAAACGTTTTCCTGTGATTAAAGGCGGAAGGGCTATTCCTGAGAAACCAGAGGATGAGGCTCTATAA
- a CDS encoding DUF4270 domain-containing protein — protein sequence MKFFKYTALIMAAFSMVACDDTTDMIGSSITNNVDKLTVTDATYNVITNSLAAGSVLSKTNNGIIGKVKDPETKAYLTADYMAQLAPLSSFDLDTLKYIKDANNGVLKADSCFLLVSYQSTYGDTLAPMKVTAYEMTKAMPEDRNYYSDYDPMAEGYVSKDNLHSSATYTLSKSKGYFKIYFNKPFTKNGVQYDNYGTYIMQNYEKHPEYFKSNYEFMKNICPGFYIKHEGGIGNVADIWNTELQFYWTRKKTVKASDGVTDSTVVSYGFNRFDGTEEVLQTNRITNDQNRINELAADESCTYLKSPAGIFTEVTLPVEDIIRGHEKDTLNTATVMFPRINNVDDNNAYNFDTPQTVLLLPKDSLKSFFENGDITDNRTSFYATYNTINKNTYTFSNISNLITAMYKNKGKSENWNKAVLVPITITTVTENSSTVISKMTHCMSLTSTRLVKGTDVYETKDGKNVPAGPIQIKVIYSKFKEN from the coding sequence ATGAAGTTTTTCAAATATACAGCATTGATAATGGCAGCCTTTTCCATGGTTGCCTGTGATGACACTACCGACATGATTGGTTCGTCTATCACTAATAATGTGGATAAACTCACCGTTACGGATGCAACATACAATGTAATTACCAATTCATTGGCTGCAGGATCCGTTTTAAGCAAGACAAATAATGGTATTATTGGTAAAGTAAAGGATCCGGAAACAAAAGCTTATCTGACAGCCGACTATATGGCTCAGTTAGCTCCGCTTTCTTCATTCGACCTCGATACTCTAAAATATATCAAGGATGCCAACAATGGTGTACTCAAAGCTGATTCCTGCTTCCTCCTCGTGAGCTATCAGAGCACATACGGAGACACCCTCGCACCGATGAAGGTTACTGCATACGAAATGACCAAAGCGATGCCTGAGGACAGAAATTACTATTCTGATTACGACCCGATGGCTGAAGGATATGTGAGCAAGGACAATTTGCATTCCAGCGCTACATATACCCTATCCAAATCAAAGGGCTATTTCAAGATTTATTTCAACAAGCCTTTTACGAAAAATGGGGTACAGTATGACAACTATGGTACATACATCATGCAGAACTACGAGAAGCATCCAGAATACTTCAAGAGCAATTATGAATTCATGAAGAATATCTGCCCTGGTTTCTATATCAAGCATGAGGGTGGTATCGGCAACGTAGCTGACATCTGGAATACTGAGCTCCAGTTCTACTGGACCCGAAAGAAGACCGTCAAGGCTTCTGATGGTGTAACAGACAGTACTGTTGTTTCATACGGCTTCAACCGATTTGATGGTACAGAAGAGGTCCTTCAGACGAATAGGATCACCAATGACCAGAACAGAATCAACGAGTTGGCTGCAGATGAAAGTTGTACATATTTGAAGTCCCCTGCGGGCATCTTCACTGAAGTTACTCTCCCTGTAGAAGATATCATCAGAGGTCATGAGAAGGATACGCTGAATACAGCAACGGTTATGTTCCCAAGAATCAACAATGTGGATGATAACAATGCATATAATTTTGATACTCCACAGACGGTTCTCTTACTGCCTAAAGACAGTTTGAAGTCTTTCTTTGAGAATGGTGATATTACAGACAATAGAACATCCTTCTACGCCACATACAATACCATCAATAAGAACACTTATACGTTCAGCAATATCAGTAACTTGATTACTGCCATGTATAAGAACAAGGGTAAAAGTGAGAATTGGAACAAGGCGGTACTCGTACCTATCACCATCACTACGGTAACAGAGAACTCATCTACCGTTATCAGTAAGATGACACACTGTATGAGTTTGACCTCTACCCGACTGGTAAAGGGAACTGATGTATATGAGACCAAAGATGGCAAGAATGTTCCCGCAGGACCTATTCAGATCAAAGTCATCTATAGCAAGTTTAAAGAGAATTAA
- a CDS encoding glycogen/starch synthase produces the protein MAKKVLFINQEINPYVAESRMSVMGRELPQKMQEASFEIRTFMPKWGIINERRGQLHEVIRLSGMNLIIDDTDHPLIIKVASIPTTRQQIYFIDNDDYFNNRQMGADENGVEYTDNGERAIFYARGVLETVKKLRWQPDVIVCQGWMSAVVPLYIKTAYAEEPSFANSKVIISLYNNELKGELGTNFKQCVDFRDAKAELLDGYKNDFDFVELGKLAIDYSDGVVEGEEGVNPILLEYAKEKEKPMLGFTGNDFEEPYTNFINEVCPDEE, from the coding sequence ATGGCAAAGAAAGTATTATTCATCAATCAGGAGATTAATCCATACGTAGCTGAAAGCCGCATGTCTGTCATGGGAAGAGAGTTGCCTCAGAAAATGCAGGAGGCAAGTTTCGAAATTCGAACATTCATGCCAAAATGGGGCATTATCAATGAGCGACGTGGTCAACTACATGAGGTTATTCGCCTTTCTGGCATGAATCTCATTATCGACGATACGGATCATCCACTGATTATCAAGGTTGCCTCTATTCCGACAACCCGTCAGCAAATCTATTTCATCGACAACGATGATTACTTCAACAACCGCCAAATGGGTGCGGACGAAAATGGCGTGGAATACACCGATAATGGTGAGCGCGCTATTTTCTATGCAAGAGGCGTGTTGGAGACTGTCAAGAAACTACGTTGGCAGCCTGATGTAATCGTTTGTCAGGGATGGATGAGTGCTGTGGTACCTCTCTATATCAAAACTGCCTACGCAGAAGAACCTTCATTCGCAAACTCCAAGGTTATCATCTCTCTTTACAACAACGAACTGAAGGGAGAGTTAGGCACCAACTTTAAGCAGTGCGTAGATTTCCGCGATGCGAAAGCAGAACTTCTGGATGGTTACAAGAACGACTTTGACTTCGTAGAACTCGGCAAACTGGCCATCGACTATTCAGATGGTGTGGTAGAAGGTGAAGAGGGCGTAAACCCTATCCTTCTGGAATATGCCAAGGAGAAAGAAAAGCCTATGCTGGGATTCACTGGCAACGACTTCGAAGAACCATATACAAACTTCATCAATGAGGTTTGTCCTGACGAAGAATAA
- the panC gene encoding pantoate--beta-alanine ligase, with protein MKVFNKIVDLQNELFDVRKEGKEIGLVPTMGALHEGHASLVKRSVKENGVTVVSVFLNPTQFNDQGDLDRYPRTLDADCKLLEACGADYVFAPSVEEMYPIPDERHFEFPPVSTVMEGAKRPGHFNGVCQVVSRLFYIVRPTRAYFGEKDWQQIAVIKQLVKYIGSDVKIVECPIIRDEDGLAKSSRNTLLSADERAIAPSIFKALKASVEFAKTHTVKETHDKVVEDINAVDGLEVEYFEIVDGDTLQDVASWDDSAYVVGCITVYCGKTPIRLIDHIKYKG; from the coding sequence ATGAAAGTATTCAATAAGATTGTTGACCTCCAGAATGAACTTTTCGATGTTCGCAAGGAGGGAAAGGAAATCGGCTTAGTGCCAACTATGGGTGCGCTTCATGAGGGTCATGCCTCTTTAGTTAAGCGCAGTGTTAAGGAAAACGGTGTTACTGTGGTATCAGTTTTCTTGAATCCTACTCAGTTTAATGATCAGGGTGACCTGGATCGCTATCCTCGTACACTCGATGCAGATTGCAAGCTTCTTGAGGCTTGTGGTGCTGATTATGTATTTGCTCCATCAGTTGAGGAAATGTATCCAATTCCTGATGAGCGCCATTTTGAGTTTCCACCGGTTTCTACCGTCATGGAGGGCGCTAAGCGTCCTGGACATTTCAATGGCGTATGCCAGGTAGTTAGCCGTTTGTTCTATATCGTTCGTCCTACTCGTGCTTATTTCGGTGAGAAGGATTGGCAGCAAATTGCAGTCATCAAGCAACTCGTCAAGTACATCGGTAGTGATGTCAAAATCGTAGAGTGTCCTATCATTCGTGATGAGGATGGTCTTGCGAAGAGTAGTAGAAATACCTTGCTCTCTGCTGATGAGCGTGCTATTGCTCCTTCTATCTTCAAGGCTCTCAAGGCGAGTGTGGAGTTCGCAAAGACTCATACTGTCAAGGAAACTCACGACAAGGTGGTTGAGGATATCAATGCCGTGGATGGTCTTGAAGTGGAGTATTTCGAGATTGTGGATGGTGATACCTTGCAGGATGTTGCTTCATGGGATGACTCTGCCTATGTTGTAGGTTGTATTACGGTGTATTGCGGAAAGACCCCTATACGCCTGATCGACCATATCAAGTACAAGGGGTAA